One Cololabis saira isolate AMF1-May2022 chromosome 12, fColSai1.1, whole genome shotgun sequence DNA window includes the following coding sequences:
- the prok1 gene encoding prokineticin-1, with amino-acid sequence MDFSAVFLSFLMVSLSWSRGAVITGACDRDLQCGFGLCCAVSLWLRGLRMCIPRGVEGDECHPISHKVPYGGKRLHHTCPCLPHLVCTRYADGKYRCTEDFKNMDF; translated from the exons ATGGACTTCAGTGCGGTGTTCCTGTCCTTCCTCATGGTGTCTCTGAGCTGGTCCAGAGGAGCCGTCATCACTGGG GCCTGTGATAGAGATCTGCAATGTGGTTTTGGTCTTTGCTGTGCAGTCAGCCTGTGGCTTAGGGGTCTGAGAATGTGCATCCCAAGAGGAGTGGAAGGGGATGAGTGCCACCCCATCAGCCACAAG GTACCATACGGAGGGAAGCGGCTACATCACACTTGTCCCTGCCTCCCCCACTTGGTGTGCACCAGATATGCTGATGGCAAGTATAGGTGTACTGAAGACTTCAAAAACATGGACTTTTAA